From the Leifsonia sp. AG29 genome, one window contains:
- a CDS encoding toxic anion resistance protein, with product MRDTREDDELRAPEAVPEVTDEQAVGMVAVPAERQAELEQRAREFIADLVAAEPGSPEFTRKIVGFSNLGKKEMQESSDASRQLLSRPAASLASTRGRGVQAGPQYSVLRTLQDLRATVSDFDPQHLTGRNRMLARIPGGRRLRQYAQRFESAQKQLDGIVSSLERGQDSLRQDNLEIEKERAALWKTTERLNEYVVLAGALDRAAVEATEDLQVSDPEKAIAIEKEALFPIRQRRQDLTTQIAVSVQAYLALDVIKKNNVELVKGVERAKTTTVSALRTAVVVAQALENQRMVIDQLGALNRSTNTLIGRTGEVLREQTEQIQKEQTSSGVDVEVLQRAFDNVFATIDSIDTYRTEAVASMSRTVDALEHQVGRSRAYLKRSRPDLR from the coding sequence ATGCGCGACACACGCGAGGACGACGAGCTGAGGGCCCCGGAGGCGGTGCCCGAGGTGACGGACGAGCAGGCGGTGGGGATGGTCGCCGTCCCGGCCGAGAGACAGGCCGAGTTGGAGCAGCGGGCGCGCGAGTTCATCGCCGACCTGGTCGCCGCGGAGCCGGGAAGCCCCGAGTTCACCCGCAAGATCGTGGGCTTCTCGAACCTGGGCAAGAAGGAGATGCAGGAGTCGAGCGACGCCTCCCGTCAGCTGCTGAGCCGGCCGGCGGCGAGCCTCGCCTCCACCCGCGGACGCGGCGTCCAGGCCGGCCCGCAGTACAGCGTGCTCCGGACGCTCCAGGATCTGCGGGCGACGGTGAGCGACTTCGACCCCCAGCATCTGACGGGCCGGAACCGCATGCTCGCGCGGATCCCGGGCGGGAGGCGCCTCCGCCAGTACGCGCAGCGGTTCGAGTCGGCGCAGAAGCAGCTCGACGGGATCGTCAGCTCGCTCGAGCGGGGCCAGGACAGCCTCCGCCAGGACAACCTCGAGATCGAGAAGGAGCGCGCTGCGCTCTGGAAGACGACCGAACGGCTCAACGAGTACGTCGTGCTTGCGGGCGCGCTCGACCGCGCGGCTGTCGAAGCGACCGAGGACCTCCAGGTCTCCGACCCCGAGAAGGCGATCGCGATCGAGAAAGAGGCGCTCTTCCCGATCCGTCAGCGGCGGCAGGACCTCACGACGCAGATCGCGGTGTCGGTCCAGGCGTACCTCGCGCTCGACGTCATCAAGAAGAACAACGTCGAACTCGTGAAGGGCGTCGAACGCGCGAAGACGACGACCGTCTCGGCGCTTCGCACAGCCGTCGTCGTCGCCCAGGCGCTCGAGAACCAGCGGATGGTGATCGACCAGCTGGGCGCGCTGAACCGCAGCACGAATACGCTCATCGGGCGGACCGGGGAGGTGCTGCGCGAGCAGACCGAGCAGATCCAGAAGGAGCAGACCTCGTCCGGTGTCGACGTGGAGGTGCTGCAGCGTGCCTTCGACAACGTGTTCGCGACGATCGACAGCATCGACACCTACCGCACGGAGGCGGTGGCCAGCATGTCGCGGACCGTCGACGCGCTCGAGCACCAGGTCGGGCGCTCGCGCGCCTATCTCAAGCGGTCTCGGCCGGACCTCCGCTGA
- a CDS encoding aldo/keto reductase codes for MPALTDTFALSNGVEIPKIGFGTWQIPDGTETYDSVRTALDVGYRHIDTARAYGNEASVGRAVRDSGIPREEIFITTKCPAEVKDAAGARHAFERSTALLDLGPIDLYLIHAPWPWTAIGSDHREGNIEVWKVFEELYESGQTRSIGVSNFEVADLESLLATTSVVPHANQIRWFVGNTQPETTAFCRERGILVEGYSPLATGRILDDSDIAAIAEKYGKSVAQVSIRYLLEKEILPLPKSTTPSRIAENAAVDFELAPEDVAALDALAR; via the coding sequence ATGCCCGCTCTCACCGACACCTTCGCCCTGTCCAACGGCGTCGAGATCCCGAAGATCGGCTTCGGGACCTGGCAGATCCCGGACGGCACCGAGACCTACGACTCGGTCCGCACCGCCCTGGACGTGGGCTACCGCCACATCGACACGGCCCGCGCCTACGGGAACGAGGCGAGCGTCGGCAGGGCCGTCCGCGACAGCGGCATCCCGCGCGAGGAGATCTTCATCACCACGAAGTGCCCCGCGGAAGTGAAGGACGCCGCCGGCGCGCGCCACGCCTTCGAGCGCTCGACGGCCCTCCTGGACCTCGGACCCATCGACCTCTACCTCATCCACGCGCCGTGGCCGTGGACCGCCATCGGCAGCGACCACCGCGAGGGCAACATCGAGGTCTGGAAGGTCTTCGAGGAGCTCTACGAGTCCGGTCAGACGCGGTCCATCGGCGTCAGCAACTTCGAGGTCGCCGACCTCGAGTCCCTCCTCGCCACCACCAGCGTGGTGCCGCACGCGAACCAGATCCGCTGGTTCGTCGGCAACACCCAGCCCGAGACGACCGCGTTCTGCCGCGAGCGCGGCATCCTCGTCGAGGGCTATTCGCCACTCGCGACCGGCCGCATCCTCGACGACAGCGACATCGCAGCGATCGCTGAGAAGTACGGCAAGTCGGTCGCCCAGGTGAGCATCCGCTACCTCCTCGAGAAGGAGATCCTGCCGCTCCCGAAGTCGACCACGCCGAGCCGCATCGCCGAGAACGCCGCCGTCGACTTCGAGCTCGCGCCCGAGGACGTGGCTGCGCTCGACGCGCTCGCCCGCTGA
- a CDS encoding alkaline phosphatase family protein, with protein sequence MAAVTRVVVFLQENKTTDFYFPTLAEWGAAVANNGNLLAAAPDYDQPHDRNAWVHYAMGDYPAEALQVDNDTVIPFYSWLAKTFVFADHHFGSGSNSTPGHMLAVGGQMPTLKNPPFVGPHPVWNLPSIFTVAEKAGKTWGAFPDQGGYPTKFYTSLSQPPGTDNVHPPSQFIPMAKGGTLPDVCYVWSPAGYDEHPPAVPVPDYISKGEGLVWKRVQAVIDGGGWDETVFIVTWDDWGGYADSVKTPAIETAPDALHPDGFQVIGGSRIPLLMFGGAVQQAIDPEWHSHASIPKTICDLLGLGAFGVPRVDDAPSFAHLVKAGLGRPVPPAPGSAITQPTPPSPRPAPVEPKPWPGPRGRPLPALVTLDGSSVPAPTDGKVNQKPPKAPAPKG encoded by the coding sequence ATGGCAGCGGTGACACGTGTGGTCGTCTTCCTCCAGGAGAACAAGACGACGGACTTCTACTTCCCCACCCTCGCTGAGTGGGGAGCTGCGGTCGCCAACAACGGCAACCTGTTGGCGGCGGCCCCCGACTACGACCAACCGCACGACCGGAACGCCTGGGTGCACTATGCGATGGGCGACTACCCGGCCGAGGCGCTGCAGGTCGACAACGACACGGTGATCCCGTTCTACAGCTGGCTCGCGAAGACGTTCGTCTTCGCCGACCACCACTTCGGGTCGGGGTCGAACTCGACGCCCGGCCACATGCTCGCCGTCGGCGGCCAGATGCCGACGCTCAAGAACCCGCCGTTCGTCGGCCCGCACCCGGTGTGGAACCTCCCCTCGATCTTCACCGTCGCCGAGAAGGCGGGGAAGACCTGGGGCGCCTTCCCCGACCAGGGCGGATACCCGACGAAGTTCTACACCTCGCTGTCGCAGCCCCCGGGGACGGACAACGTCCACCCGCCGTCGCAGTTCATCCCGATGGCCAAGGGAGGCACGCTCCCCGACGTCTGCTACGTCTGGTCGCCGGCCGGGTACGACGAGCACCCGCCGGCCGTGCCGGTGCCCGACTACATCAGCAAGGGCGAGGGCCTCGTCTGGAAGCGCGTCCAGGCCGTGATCGATGGAGGCGGCTGGGACGAGACCGTGTTCATCGTCACCTGGGACGACTGGGGAGGCTACGCCGACTCGGTCAAGACCCCCGCCATCGAGACGGCACCGGACGCGCTCCACCCCGACGGGTTTCAGGTGATCGGCGGGTCGCGCATCCCCCTCCTGATGTTCGGAGGTGCGGTGCAGCAGGCGATCGACCCCGAATGGCACTCGCACGCATCCATCCCCAAGACGATCTGCGACCTGCTCGGACTCGGCGCGTTCGGCGTGCCGCGGGTCGACGACGCCCCGTCGTTCGCGCACCTGGTGAAGGCGGGACTCGGCCGACCCGTCCCTCCCGCACCCGGGAGCGCGATCACGCAGCCGACGCCTCCCAGCCCTCGGCCGGCGCCCGTCGAGCCGAAGCCGTGGCCCGGGCCGCGCGGCCGGCCGCTCCCCGCGCTGGTCACGCTCGACGGCAGCTCCGTGCCCGCGCCGACGGACGGCAAGGTGAACCAGAAGCCGCCGAAGGCCCCCGCGCCGAAGGGGTGA
- a CDS encoding nuclear transport factor 2 family protein, with the protein MKTEPTRPLLRDYYAILSAGIDAYGDGSGLLTLLADDFRFSGPLAGEVSGGERFTRGVRGFIENASRIEFIQVVEEADGAAALYRAQLPGGEVMFAEFFELEGDRIRAVRLHYEGPAYLAAGGR; encoded by the coding sequence ATGAAAACGGAACCCACCCGCCCACTCCTACGCGACTACTACGCGATCCTGTCCGCAGGCATCGATGCCTATGGCGACGGCAGCGGCCTCCTCACCCTCCTCGCCGACGACTTCCGCTTCAGCGGCCCGCTCGCCGGCGAGGTCTCCGGCGGCGAGCGCTTCACGCGCGGCGTCCGCGGCTTCATCGAGAACGCGAGCCGCATCGAGTTCATCCAGGTCGTCGAGGAGGCCGACGGCGCCGCTGCCCTGTACCGGGCGCAGTTGCCGGGCGGCGAGGTGATGTTCGCCGAGTTCTTCGAACTGGAGGGGGACCGCATCCGCGCTGTGCGCCTCCACTACGAAGGGCCCGCGTACCTCGCGGCGGGCGGCCGCTGA
- a CDS encoding NUDIX domain-containing protein, with amino-acid sequence MPDERPGHDAPDSRGRVGLHLTGRDLTGNPDVQVRDVEVTSDGWHVLRRTTFDYRGRDGRWTTQSRETYDRGNGATVLLYDPIGRTFLLTRQFRFPVYVNGHPDGMLIESAAGLLDGDAPEEAIRREAAEELGVRIGDLSHLFDLYMSPGSVTERVHFYAAPYSPHEVDGGGGVEAEGEEIESVTVPYGEALAMVADGRIADGKTVILLQWAALNLFG; translated from the coding sequence ATGCCAGACGAGCGCCCCGGTCACGACGCACCGGACAGTCGCGGCCGCGTCGGCCTCCACCTGACGGGACGGGACCTGACGGGCAACCCCGACGTGCAGGTGCGTGACGTCGAGGTGACCTCCGACGGCTGGCATGTGCTCCGGCGCACGACCTTCGACTACCGGGGTCGCGACGGCCGCTGGACCACGCAGTCGCGCGAGACGTACGACCGCGGGAACGGCGCCACCGTGCTCCTGTACGACCCGATCGGCCGAACTTTTCTACTCACCCGGCAGTTCCGCTTCCCGGTCTACGTCAACGGTCACCCCGACGGCATGCTCATCGAGTCGGCGGCCGGCCTGCTCGACGGGGATGCCCCCGAGGAGGCGATCCGCCGCGAGGCCGCCGAGGAGCTCGGCGTCCGCATCGGCGACCTCAGCCACCTCTTCGACCTGTACATGAGCCCCGGCTCCGTCACCGAACGCGTGCACTTCTATGCCGCGCCCTACTCACCCCACGAGGTCGACGGCGGCGGAGGCGTGGAGGCGGAGGGCGAGGAGATCGAGTCCGTCACGGTGCCCTACGGGGAGGCGCTCGCCATGGTCGCCGACGGACGCATCGCCGACGGCAAGACGGTGATCCTCCTGCAGTGGGCGGCCCTGAACCTGTTCGGCTGA
- a CDS encoding C-glycoside deglycosidase beta subunit domain-containing protein, with the protein MPNGLIDDASLRTHPDGFALALTIPWYRSLWLSSVTTIRVTVDGTEVPESDLAFDLGGTRYSIADLPARSDVLWYLQEHPLLVVQRAEPFALGERHDVEIFGELRLPYMQIKPGDDGGPGLYVPNIVRQALTLTVTDRDAPVPVLETGIAPPPPAADEDPFQLGLTLYSASAEFRAGWFDFDGLLDRVAELGIGPGIEIVASQVLPTYPVVSDGFVRTWREAFDRHGFDASSFGANLDMGRRRDRDMTPDEEFEFSEVLFEGAARLGFPLVRIQSAKPDLLRRLLPVAERLQLKLAYEIHAPMGPNSPEIMKVRDVYDELDSPLLGFVADFSSTMHSMSPTLLRAVRRAGLDDEAVTRLQEIWKTDAPMRERQEEFIGYLRGRDFDPGRLGSFAHLAFNMHGHVDPREWADIMPQILHVHAKFYDIDEHGQEPAIDYPELVRVFVEGGYRGYWSSEWEGHAFAELGEVDPLVLVRKQHDLIRASMRDLRPVAAAR; encoded by the coding sequence ATGCCGAACGGCCTCATCGACGACGCCTCGCTCCGGACCCACCCCGACGGATTCGCGCTCGCCCTCACCATCCCCTGGTACCGGAGCCTCTGGCTCTCGTCCGTCACCACGATCCGGGTGACGGTCGACGGCACCGAGGTGCCGGAGTCCGACCTGGCGTTCGACCTGGGCGGTACCCGGTACTCGATCGCCGACCTGCCCGCGCGGAGCGATGTGCTCTGGTACCTGCAGGAGCACCCCCTCCTCGTCGTCCAGCGAGCGGAGCCGTTCGCGCTCGGGGAGCGCCACGACGTCGAGATCTTCGGCGAGCTGCGCCTCCCCTACATGCAGATCAAGCCGGGTGACGACGGCGGCCCGGGGCTCTACGTGCCGAACATCGTCCGTCAGGCGCTGACGCTGACCGTCACCGACCGCGACGCGCCCGTGCCGGTGCTCGAGACCGGCATCGCCCCTCCCCCTCCCGCCGCCGACGAGGACCCGTTCCAGCTCGGGCTCACGCTGTACTCCGCGAGTGCTGAGTTCCGTGCCGGCTGGTTCGACTTCGACGGCCTCCTCGATCGCGTCGCCGAGCTCGGCATCGGTCCGGGGATCGAGATCGTGGCCTCGCAGGTGCTCCCGACCTACCCGGTCGTCTCGGACGGGTTCGTGCGCACCTGGCGGGAGGCGTTCGACCGCCACGGCTTCGACGCGAGCTCCTTCGGCGCCAACCTCGACATGGGCCGCCGGCGCGACCGCGACATGACCCCGGACGAGGAGTTCGAGTTCAGCGAGGTGCTGTTCGAGGGCGCCGCGAGGCTCGGCTTCCCGCTCGTTCGCATCCAGAGCGCGAAACCGGACCTACTCCGCCGCCTGCTTCCGGTCGCCGAGCGCCTCCAGCTCAAGCTCGCCTACGAGATCCACGCGCCGATGGGGCCGAACTCGCCCGAGATCATGAAAGTCCGCGACGTCTACGACGAGCTGGACTCGCCCCTCCTCGGGTTCGTCGCCGACTTCTCCTCCACGATGCACAGCATGTCGCCGACGCTGCTGCGCGCGGTCCGTCGAGCGGGTCTCGACGACGAGGCCGTGACGCGGCTCCAAGAGATCTGGAAGACGGACGCGCCCATGCGCGAGCGCCAGGAGGAGTTCATCGGCTACCTGCGCGGCCGCGACTTCGACCCCGGTCGGCTCGGCTCGTTCGCCCACCTCGCCTTCAACATGCACGGCCACGTCGACCCGCGCGAGTGGGCCGACATCATGCCGCAGATCCTGCACGTGCACGCCAAGTTCTACGACATCGACGAGCACGGCCAGGAGCCGGCGATCGACTACCCGGAGCTCGTCCGCGTCTTCGTCGAGGGCGGCTACCGCGGCTACTGGTCGAGCGAGTGGGAGGGACACGCCTTCGCCGAGCTCGGAGAGGTCGACCCGCTGGTGCTGGTCCGCAAGCAGCACGACCTGATCCGGGCGAGCATGCGTGACCTGCGGCCGGTCGCGGCGGCGCGATGA
- a CDS encoding alpha/beta hydrolase: protein MSGETEAEPDIRELPLAEALAWLREHRDIADPRPDIDTAALKRRFPRLANVTTLDLAIDAPNGRQPARAYRDDTAHPSGSALVWVHGGAFIGGNLDMPESNWVALELAARGFPVLAVDYVKCLGDVHFPAPSDDVIAAWHFALGNSSELLGVEADRLLLGGASAGGNLAAGAVARLRDAGEPLPAALVLVYPALDPDGGRPGTIPDGTAGFGELSLNFAGSSEALRDPYAFPGLGSAEGFPPTLVVVCEHDRLRPSGEAFFAKLRAEGGDASLHVEPDADHAHINEPSHPGAHRTLDAIAAWVAGRH from the coding sequence ATGAGCGGGGAGACGGAGGCAGAGCCCGACATCCGGGAGCTGCCGCTCGCGGAGGCGCTCGCGTGGCTCCGCGAGCACCGCGACATCGCGGATCCGCGCCCCGACATCGACACGGCGGCCCTCAAGCGCCGCTTCCCGCGGCTCGCGAACGTGACCACTCTCGACCTCGCGATCGACGCGCCCAACGGACGCCAGCCAGCGCGTGCCTACCGCGACGACACTGCGCACCCGAGCGGCTCGGCGCTCGTGTGGGTGCATGGAGGCGCGTTCATCGGCGGCAACCTCGACATGCCGGAGTCGAACTGGGTGGCCCTGGAGCTCGCAGCGCGGGGATTCCCCGTGCTGGCCGTGGATTACGTCAAGTGCCTGGGCGACGTGCACTTCCCGGCGCCCTCGGACGACGTGATCGCCGCCTGGCATTTTGCTCTCGGCAACAGCTCCGAGTTGCTGGGCGTCGAGGCTGACCGCCTCCTCCTCGGCGGGGCGAGCGCCGGGGGCAATCTGGCGGCGGGCGCCGTCGCGCGCCTCCGCGATGCGGGTGAGCCGCTTCCGGCGGCCCTGGTGCTGGTCTATCCGGCGCTCGACCCCGATGGAGGCCGTCCCGGGACCATCCCCGACGGCACCGCCGGTTTCGGCGAGCTGTCGCTCAACTTCGCCGGCTCGTCCGAGGCGCTGCGCGACCCCTACGCCTTCCCCGGCCTCGGCAGCGCGGAGGGGTTTCCGCCGACGCTCGTCGTCGTGTGCGAGCACGACAGGTTGCGTCCCTCCGGGGAGGCGTTCTTCGCGAAGCTGCGCGCTGAGGGTGGCGACGCCTCCCTCCACGTCGAGCCCGACGCCGACCACGCCCACATCAACGAGCCGTCCCACCCGGGGGCGCATCGCACGCTCGACGCCATCGCCGCGTGGGTGGCCGGGCGGCACTGA
- a CDS encoding alpha/beta fold hydrolase, whose protein sequence is MSYRLARLPGGREVGMTGLGDSAGHHLAVFFHPTPGASGFDPDPSVTDRSGVHVIGFDRPGYGSTPPADVSVAEWVDEVAAWVRSTEAGADAATQTQYGRIHAIGWREGGIYAAALADRHPEILDAVALVGVPTPERAARGAEGDAVGGNGLPGAAGAGGAAGAGGAVGAGGAAGALAEPLGYRDRLQRMLDDASTQGDIGVRNDRAAFADPALKPPRIELPTLILYGAADPYATVSDAQWYASQMSRAHVERVEGGADMIARQWERVLAFLRDPEASEAGAAEGGRTAATRR, encoded by the coding sequence ATGAGCTATCGACTGGCACGACTCCCCGGTGGCCGCGAGGTCGGCATGACCGGTCTCGGCGACTCCGCGGGCCACCACCTGGCGGTGTTCTTCCACCCGACTCCCGGCGCCTCCGGATTCGACCCCGACCCGTCGGTCACCGACCGCTCGGGCGTCCATGTGATCGGCTTCGACCGGCCGGGCTACGGCTCGACGCCTCCCGCCGACGTGAGCGTCGCCGAGTGGGTGGACGAGGTGGCGGCGTGGGTGCGGTCGACAGAGGCCGGCGCGGATGCGGCGACGCAGACGCAGTACGGGCGCATCCATGCGATCGGCTGGCGCGAGGGAGGCATCTACGCCGCGGCGCTGGCGGACCGGCACCCGGAGATCCTGGACGCGGTCGCCTTGGTCGGGGTGCCGACGCCGGAGCGGGCGGCGCGCGGCGCGGAGGGCGATGCGGTCGGAGGGAACGGCTTGCCCGGTGCGGCGGGCGCGGGCGGTGCGGCGGGCGCGGGCGGTGCGGTCGGTGCGGGCGGTGCGGCCGGTGCGCTCGCTGAACCGCTCGGCTACCGGGACCGGCTGCAGCGGATGCTGGATGACGCCTCCACGCAGGGCGACATCGGCGTGCGCAACGACCGTGCTGCCTTCGCCGACCCCGCGCTGAAGCCTCCGCGCATCGAGCTGCCCACGCTCATCCTCTACGGGGCGGCCGATCCGTACGCGACCGTAAGCGACGCCCAATGGTATGCATCGCAGATGAGCCGGGCACACGTCGAGCGCGTCGAGGGGGGTGCCGACATGATCGCCCGGCAGTGGGAGCGAGTGCTGGCGTTCCTTCGGGACCCGGAAGCGAGCGAAGCCGGTGCGGCTGAGGGAGGACGAACGGCCGCGACGCGCCGGTGA